One part of the Tunicatimonas pelagia genome encodes these proteins:
- a CDS encoding YjgN family protein: METLITSDSDQTQNYRFDFFGKGSDYFAIMIVNWLLTVVTLGLYYPWAKAKSLRYIYGQTALNDERFHFAGTGAEMFRGFIKVVLFYIAIIATYVLLLQVAKLPVLAILFLYLSLFAIVPFAIHGSLRYRMSRTSYRGVRFGYRGNRDEFVKSFYKWALLTLVTFGIYGSWLLMNIRRYTHQNIRYGDVEFSNNADGGDYFILNLKGYFLTAITLGIYSFWWQKDIFNYYIDNMRMTKGEQEVRCYSTATGGGFFELLVVNLLIIVFTLGFGKAWADIRTQKFIFDNVKMEGNINIEEINQTEEEYTNAMGEDAVDFFEIDLT, from the coding sequence ATGGAAACACTAATTACATCAGACTCAGACCAAACGCAAAATTATCGTTTTGATTTTTTTGGTAAAGGTTCGGACTACTTTGCAATCATGATCGTCAACTGGCTACTGACTGTTGTCACCCTCGGACTGTATTACCCTTGGGCCAAAGCTAAAAGCCTTCGTTACATATACGGGCAGACTGCCCTTAATGATGAACGGTTTCATTTTGCCGGAACAGGTGCAGAGATGTTTCGTGGGTTTATCAAAGTTGTTTTATTCTACATTGCTATCATAGCTACTTATGTATTGCTTTTGCAGGTGGCCAAACTACCTGTGCTGGCCATACTGTTCTTATACCTAAGTCTCTTCGCTATTGTTCCGTTTGCTATTCACGGCTCGCTTCGCTACAGAATGAGCAGAACTTCGTACCGAGGCGTTCGGTTCGGTTATCGCGGTAACCGTGACGAATTCGTAAAAAGCTTCTATAAGTGGGCACTACTCACGCTAGTAACTTTTGGTATTTACGGATCGTGGCTATTAATGAATATCCGAAGATACACTCATCAAAATATTCGTTACGGGGATGTAGAATTTTCAAATAATGCCGACGGTGGAGACTATTTCATTCTTAACCTGAAAGGATATTTCCTCACGGCGATTACGCTCGGTATATACAGCTTTTGGTGGCAAAAAGATATCTTCAACTATTACATCGACAATATGAGAATGACCAAAGGCGAACAAGAGGTTAGGTGTTATTCAACTGCTACCGGTGGGGGCTTTTTCGAGCTATTGGTGGTGAATCTGCTAATTATTGTCTTCACGCTGGGTTTCGGTAAGGCTTGGGCCGACATACGTACGCAAAAGTTTATTTTTGACAATGTGAAAATGGAAGGCAACATCAACATCGAGGAAATTAACCAGACTGAAGAAGAATATACGAACGCAATGGGCGAAGATGCGGTAGATTTCTTTGAAATAGACTTGACCTAG
- a CDS encoding M48 family metallopeptidase produces the protein MTNKIEAKYFDGQSSASQQTIVAFDETMNEFRLHFAAGTSFVWNLNDLRFEQYGHLLEIRNKNYSGALLKIDDKNFSQSFYVAIKENKGVDIHTRLLKLGFSKILAIAVCLLGLVMLAYFYVLPPVAEKSAALLPNSFDDQIGNMFMETFLDHNTVDSAKTKYLRQFASELNLKNEKPLQFFVVESNEVNAFALPNGQIVIFTAILENMQSAGELAALLGHEVSHINHRHSIKMLCRSLAGYLTVSLLLSDVNGVVTVLAENAQQLHSLSYSRQFEQEADEQGLKILMDNNIDPNGMVQLFDQLEEESEYAVPKIISSHPLTKDRKENMRRIIYETVYEVKPHNKLNSLFEKIKR, from the coding sequence GTGACCAATAAGATAGAGGCAAAATATTTCGACGGGCAGTCGTCGGCTTCTCAACAAACTATCGTAGCATTCGATGAAACCATGAATGAGTTCCGGCTGCATTTTGCGGCCGGAACTTCATTTGTTTGGAATCTGAATGATTTACGCTTTGAACAGTACGGTCATTTACTTGAGATACGAAACAAAAACTATTCAGGTGCCCTACTGAAAATCGATGATAAAAATTTCTCGCAAAGTTTCTATGTAGCTATCAAAGAAAACAAGGGGGTTGACATTCACACCCGTTTATTGAAACTCGGTTTTTCAAAAATTCTGGCTATTGCGGTTTGTTTGCTTGGTTTGGTGATGCTTGCGTACTTCTATGTTCTGCCACCCGTTGCCGAAAAATCTGCCGCACTGCTGCCTAACAGTTTTGACGACCAGATCGGGAATATGTTTATGGAGACGTTTCTTGACCACAATACCGTAGACTCCGCAAAAACCAAATACCTAAGGCAGTTTGCGTCCGAACTGAATCTGAAAAATGAAAAACCACTTCAGTTTTTCGTAGTAGAATCCAATGAAGTAAATGCTTTTGCTCTACCCAATGGACAAATTGTAATTTTCACTGCTATCCTAGAAAACATGCAAAGTGCTGGTGAACTGGCTGCCCTACTTGGTCACGAAGTATCGCATATTAATCATCGGCATTCTATCAAAATGCTTTGTCGAAGCTTAGCAGGTTATCTGACAGTTTCTTTACTTCTTAGCGATGTTAACGGGGTTGTAACGGTATTGGCCGAAAACGCCCAGCAACTTCATTCGCTTTCTTATTCGCGCCAGTTTGAGCAAGAAGCCGATGAGCAAGGTCTTAAAATTTTGATGGACAACAACATTGATCCAAACGGAATGGTACAACTATTTGACCAATTAGAAGAAGAAAGTGAGTATGCCGTTCCGAAAATTATCAGCTCCCATCCTCTGACAAAAGACCGCAAAGAAAATATGCGGAGAATTATCTACGAAACAGTTTATGAAGTAAAGCCACATAACAAATTGAACTCTTTATTCGAGAAGATCAAACGGTAA
- a CDS encoding SMI1/KNR4 family protein — translation MNKDVIENFFKAYWKPGMYTVCTDKVPKEMMRSEINESGWFEWGLIKGNLTVKDYQKVEKDLNIQYPPSFIEWHRAYFFLDGDCSLVRLPESNPNELLHDLRSVDDLSASEQLIPMKIYPFADEGNDTGSLVFDAREPVESHEFPVRVYDHEYDGELEGLSNVIFSSFTKLLECITHFLELRAVKSDYKIIPDFFTIDPTGAGLAGRDYWNCWIEMLKAHENTS, via the coding sequence ATGAACAAAGACGTGATAGAAAATTTCTTTAAAGCTTACTGGAAGCCCGGAATGTACACAGTGTGTACGGATAAAGTGCCGAAAGAAATGATGCGATCGGAAATTAATGAAAGCGGATGGTTTGAGTGGGGGCTTATAAAAGGAAATCTCACAGTTAAGGATTATCAGAAGGTTGAGAAAGACCTTAACATACAATATCCGCCTAGTTTTATTGAATGGCACAGAGCTTACTTTTTCCTAGATGGGGATTGTTCCCTTGTAAGACTACCTGAATCAAACCCTAATGAGCTATTGCATGATTTACGGTCGGTTGATGATTTATCTGCTTCTGAGCAATTGATTCCAATGAAGATTTATCCCTTTGCGGATGAAGGGAATGATACTGGTTCATTAGTATTTGATGCTCGTGAACCAGTGGAAAGCCATGAATTTCCAGTAAGGGTGTACGATCATGAATATGATGGAGAGTTGGAAGGCTTATCTAATGTAATATTTTCTTCCTTTACGAAGCTATTAGAGTGTATAACTCATTTTCTAGAATTACGGGCAGTAAAAAGCGATTACAAGATAATTCCTGACTTCTTTACTATAGACCCAACAGGTGCAGGTTTAGCAGGTCGGGATTATTGGAATTGCTGGATAGAAATGCTAAAAGCACACGAGAATACAAGCTAG
- a CDS encoding pseudouridine synthase encodes MLLPLLLPIIYQDLDLVAINKPHGLLVHRSRIARDAQEFALQLLRDQLGQTVYPVHRIDRKTGGVLLFALSPEVLSALQTQFRENTIDKQYLAIVRGYADELGGIDYALENDRGKVQEAFTQYKTLAQTELNVPFGKHATSRYSLVLVKPQTGRYHQIRKHFKHIFHPIIGDRPHGCNKQNRLFKERWQMNTMLLHAASLTFIHPISSEQILIKAPLQSEFQRMIHLMGWSGLEEIRAFLPS; translated from the coding sequence ATGTTATTACCTCTCTTGCTCCCCATCATCTACCAGGACTTAGACTTAGTAGCTATCAACAAACCCCACGGACTACTGGTGCACCGCAGTCGAATTGCCCGTGATGCTCAAGAATTTGCACTACAACTACTGCGCGATCAATTGGGGCAAACTGTTTATCCGGTTCATCGCATTGATCGTAAAACTGGAGGAGTATTGCTGTTCGCCCTCAGCCCTGAGGTACTTTCCGCTCTGCAAACTCAGTTTAGGGAAAACACGATAGATAAGCAGTACTTAGCAATTGTTCGCGGTTATGCCGATGAATTGGGGGGGATTGACTATGCTTTGGAAAATGACCGTGGCAAAGTGCAGGAAGCTTTTACTCAGTATAAAACCTTGGCTCAAACGGAGTTGAACGTTCCCTTCGGAAAACACGCCACGTCTCGCTATTCACTAGTATTGGTAAAGCCCCAGACCGGACGGTACCACCAGATTCGTAAGCACTTTAAGCATATTTTTCACCCCATTATCGGGGATCGACCGCACGGTTGCAACAAGCAAAACCGTTTGTTCAAAGAACGCTGGCAGATGAATACCATGCTGTTGCACGCGGCATCACTTACATTTATCCACCCCATCAGTAGCGAGCAAATTCTGATAAAGGCTCCGCTGCAATCTGAGTTCCAGCGAATGATTCATTTAATGGGTTGGTCTGGTTTAGAGGAAATCCGGGCGTTCCTACCATCCTGA
- a CDS encoding translation initiation factor encodes MARKQKRKQSGIVYSTNPDFSYETENQAQQETSPPGEQQLRVWRESKGGGKQVTIVRDFVGSDDDLKDLGKQLKSHCGVGGSTKNGEILIQGDQRDKVVTYLQKQGYSAKSAGG; translated from the coding sequence ATGGCCAGAAAACAAAAGAGAAAACAAAGCGGAATTGTATATTCTACCAATCCTGATTTTTCCTACGAAACAGAAAATCAAGCTCAGCAGGAAACTTCACCACCAGGTGAGCAGCAGCTACGAGTGTGGCGAGAGAGTAAAGGAGGCGGTAAGCAAGTAACTATCGTGCGCGATTTCGTCGGATCAGACGATGACCTAAAAGATTTGGGAAAGCAACTGAAAAGCCACTGCGGAGTGGGTGGCAGCACCAAAAATGGTGAAATCCTGATTCAGGGTGATCAGCGCGATAAGGTAGTGACCTACTTACAGAAACAAGGTTATTCCGCTAAATCTGCCGGAGGATAA
- a CDS encoding cupin domain-containing protein, which translates to MDKINLNKKFGQFTEHWTPKIIGELNGQHIKLAKVKDELVWHSHANEDELFIVQKGTLYMDFRDKTVEVHEGEILVVPKGVEHLPRTNGEEVWLMLIEPISTQHTGDVVHEKTTNDQEWI; encoded by the coding sequence ATGGACAAGATCAACCTAAACAAGAAGTTCGGCCAGTTTACTGAACACTGGACTCCTAAGATTATCGGAGAGCTAAACGGTCAGCATATTAAACTGGCCAAAGTGAAAGATGAGCTAGTCTGGCATAGCCACGCCAATGAAGACGAGTTATTCATCGTTCAGAAAGGCACACTGTACATGGACTTTCGAGATAAAACCGTGGAAGTGCATGAAGGAGAAATACTGGTGGTACCCAAAGGAGTAGAGCATCTACCCCGCACCAATGGCGAAGAAGTTTGGCTCATGCTCATTGAACCTATCTCAACCCAACACACTGGCGACGTAGTACACGAAAAAACAACGAACGATCAGGAGTGGATTTAA
- a CDS encoding alpha/beta hydrolase: MKKWWLIVSAVLLVLLAGIIITIYSWSQTPFGTLHYLAAIGVRLIYEPPDIENYSPIELREQYRQKESTSTKYLQYVSSTKDTVVLSAEGEIPIRLYYPSSTDNLPIIVYYHGGGFVFGTLNEYDLLCAKLAQKASALVVSVDYRLAPEYPYPAAAQDAYTALQWVYQNAQTIGGDSTRIAVAGDSAGGNLATVASLMARDSSQHFIDYQVLLYPATQSLDLTTVSHQNFGEGYGITTRQIDWYIEQYLPNEADRYEAYASPLLAEDLSNLPPALVVLAGFDPLKTEGQQYAEKLQTAGVPVKLQTYESMIHGFANIHEFPQSDELLDEIAVALASVF; the protein is encoded by the coding sequence ATGAAGAAGTGGTGGTTGATAGTTTCTGCGGTCTTGTTAGTGTTGTTAGCGGGAATAATTATTACTATTTACTCCTGGAGCCAAACTCCTTTCGGAACATTGCATTATTTAGCTGCTATTGGAGTCCGTCTTATTTACGAACCCCCCGATATAGAAAATTATTCGCCCATTGAGCTTCGGGAGCAGTATCGGCAGAAAGAGTCAACCTCTACCAAATATTTGCAGTATGTTTCCAGCACGAAAGATACAGTAGTTCTCTCTGCCGAAGGAGAAATTCCGATTCGGTTATACTACCCTTCCTCCACCGATAATCTTCCTATTATTGTGTATTATCACGGGGGTGGTTTTGTCTTCGGAACGCTTAATGAATACGATTTGCTGTGCGCCAAGCTGGCTCAAAAGGCTTCAGCCTTGGTAGTATCGGTAGATTATCGGTTAGCACCCGAGTATCCGTACCCGGCGGCAGCCCAAGACGCTTATACCGCTTTACAGTGGGTTTATCAGAATGCTCAAACTATTGGCGGGGACAGCACCCGAATAGCCGTAGCGGGTGATAGTGCCGGAGGAAATTTGGCAACCGTAGCATCGCTCATGGCTCGAGATAGCAGTCAGCACTTTATTGATTATCAAGTACTGTTGTACCCGGCCACTCAGTCGTTAGATTTAACCACTGTATCTCACCAAAATTTTGGCGAAGGCTACGGAATAACCACTCGGCAGATTGACTGGTACATTGAACAATATCTTCCCAATGAAGCGGATCGGTACGAAGCCTACGCTTCTCCGTTGCTGGCCGAAGACCTCAGTAATCTACCCCCAGCGTTGGTCGTGTTAGCTGGCTTTGACCCACTGAAAACCGAAGGTCAGCAGTACGCTGAAAAACTTCAGACCGCTGGTGTGCCCGTTAAGCTACAAACCTACGAAAGCATGATCCACGGCTTTGCGAATATCCACGAATTTCCGCAATCAGATGAGTTATTGGATGAGATTGCTGTCGCACTAGCGTCGGTGTTTTAG
- a CDS encoding alpha/beta hydrolase has translation MEGYQHSTSQFNSSKDDFPLFYQQWTPNTSAERVIVFQHGLGEHSGRYQNLVQAFSGTATAFYGMDARGHGRTDGKRGHVDRFQLFVSDLCDLIKRVRQENDGQKVFLLGHSMGGAIVLKYAITGNYQDNLRGLIASSPAIRPTMDWVKKLQKPVAALLARLTPSLTLSNQLNINDLSHHKPVVMSYHNDPLVHGRTSACLGHALFNIHRDILSRADSLHIPVYLMHGTADRLTSADATQHFYNLLTTPDKTLKLYEGLYHETMNERPEDRARVLDDLKNWVLSH, from the coding sequence ATGGAAGGTTATCAACACTCTACCAGCCAATTTAACTCATCAAAGGATGACTTTCCGTTATTCTACCAACAGTGGACACCAAACACATCTGCTGAGCGTGTTATCGTCTTTCAACACGGACTAGGTGAACATTCGGGGCGTTATCAAAACTTGGTTCAAGCTTTTTCAGGTACCGCCACTGCTTTTTACGGAATGGATGCCCGAGGGCACGGTAGAACGGATGGAAAACGGGGGCACGTTGATCGGTTCCAGCTATTTGTCAGTGATCTTTGCGATTTAATCAAAAGAGTACGGCAGGAAAATGATGGTCAGAAGGTATTTCTGTTAGGCCATTCTATGGGCGGGGCTATTGTGCTGAAGTACGCTATCACTGGCAATTATCAGGATAATTTACGAGGACTTATTGCTTCTTCTCCAGCCATTAGACCGACAATGGACTGGGTAAAAAAGCTTCAAAAACCCGTGGCGGCCTTGTTAGCCCGTTTGACTCCATCGTTAACCCTCAGTAACCAGCTTAATATTAATGATCTATCCCACCACAAACCAGTAGTTATGTCGTACCATAACGACCCACTAGTGCACGGCAGAACTTCGGCCTGCTTAGGACATGCTCTATTTAATATTCACCGGGATATTTTGTCAAGAGCTGATTCCCTACACATCCCAGTTTATCTAATGCACGGCACGGCCGATCGCCTCACAAGTGCTGATGCTACTCAGCATTTTTACAATTTGCTGACTACGCCAGACAAGACGCTAAAGCTGTACGAAGGCTTATACCACGAAACCATGAACGAACGACCGGAAGATCGGGCACGAGTACTTGATGATCTAAAAAATTGGGTGTTGTCTCATTAG
- a CDS encoding sulfatase family protein yields the protein MTLRLTCNALSFLLIISLFSCQEEAEPKKRPNILFAISDDQSFLHTGFAGATWINTPAFDRVAREGIYFSNCYAGSPGCAPSRSSIVTGRYHWQNEQAGQHAAGWSDKYVPFVDLLAANEYHTGYTGKGVGPFKYGEPPLRSQNAAGEAYNQVAYKEGGPDDERFAEAIRSTNYSANFRQFMEQREEDTPFFFWYGASEPHRAYEQDSWKRHNKSLESVDVPAFLPDNEEVRGDLLDYAVEIEWFDLHLGRMIEYLEEIGELDNTVIIITADNGMPFPRAKANAYEYGVHVPMAVRFPEKFPGGRKVDNPISFIDLAPTILELTQTSSEGMLPISGKSLVSLLTSEQEGTLLDFREYVIAGRERHSSSRYQNLGYPQRLLRRGDYLFIWNLKPERWPAGAPQRLLSDSTEEMHPLYGIDEEGIHHSDWAFTDIDAAPTKSFIVENRDNPEYTQYFELSVGKRPEYELFNVKKDPNCLTNLATDPEFTGLINELNETMAEVLTKTNDPRVVGPDPELFETYPRYSPMRYFPKPDWAL from the coding sequence ATGACACTTCGCCTTACCTGTAATGCGCTTAGTTTTCTTCTAATCATTTCACTGTTCAGTTGTCAGGAAGAGGCTGAACCAAAAAAGCGTCCTAATATTCTGTTTGCCATCAGCGACGATCAGTCGTTTCTGCATACTGGCTTTGCTGGTGCTACCTGGATAAATACGCCGGCCTTTGATCGAGTGGCTCGCGAGGGAATTTATTTTTCAAATTGCTACGCCGGATCACCAGGCTGTGCGCCATCGCGCAGTTCAATTGTTACCGGACGCTATCATTGGCAAAACGAACAAGCGGGGCAACATGCGGCAGGTTGGTCTGACAAATATGTCCCCTTTGTTGATCTACTCGCTGCGAATGAATACCATACCGGGTACACCGGAAAAGGGGTGGGGCCGTTTAAGTACGGTGAACCGCCGCTTCGTAGTCAGAATGCTGCGGGTGAAGCCTACAATCAGGTAGCTTACAAGGAAGGCGGCCCTGATGACGAGCGTTTTGCCGAAGCCATTCGCAGTACCAATTATTCTGCTAATTTCCGTCAGTTTATGGAGCAGCGCGAAGAAGATACGCCATTCTTCTTTTGGTACGGAGCCTCAGAACCCCACCGGGCTTACGAGCAAGACTCGTGGAAGCGGCACAACAAATCGTTAGAAAGTGTAGATGTTCCAGCATTTTTACCCGATAACGAAGAAGTACGGGGCGACCTACTAGATTATGCGGTAGAAATTGAGTGGTTTGACCTTCATCTCGGGCGAATGATTGAGTATTTGGAAGAGATAGGCGAGCTAGACAATACTGTTATTATAATAACTGCTGACAACGGAATGCCCTTTCCTCGGGCAAAGGCCAATGCGTATGAGTACGGCGTACACGTTCCGATGGCTGTACGTTTTCCTGAAAAGTTTCCGGGTGGGCGGAAGGTAGATAACCCTATTAGTTTTATCGATTTAGCTCCCACAATTCTAGAGTTAACGCAAACCAGTTCGGAAGGAATGCTGCCGATCAGTGGAAAGAGTCTGGTAAGTTTACTGACCTCCGAGCAAGAAGGCACACTTCTTGACTTCCGGGAATACGTTATTGCCGGACGAGAACGCCACTCATCATCGCGTTATCAGAATTTGGGTTATCCGCAGCGGTTGCTACGGCGGGGCGATTATTTGTTTATCTGGAACCTAAAACCCGAACGTTGGCCCGCCGGTGCACCCCAACGACTACTTTCGGACTCTACGGAAGAAATGCATCCATTGTACGGAATAGATGAAGAAGGAATACATCATTCTGATTGGGCATTTACCGATATTGATGCCGCTCCAACCAAATCGTTTATCGTAGAAAATCGCGATAATCCCGAGTACACTCAGTACTTTGAGTTATCGGTAGGAAAGCGGCCTGAATACGAATTGTTCAACGTGAAGAAAGACCCGAACTGTTTGACCAATCTGGCAACTGACCCCGAGTTTACCGGACTGATAAACGAGTTAAACGAAACGATGGCGGAAGTGCTGACTAAAACCAACGACCCACGCGTAGTTGGACCCGACCCAGAGCTGTTTGAAACCTACCCTCGCTACAGTCCCATGCGTTACTTTCCCAAACCCGATTGGGCACTTTAA
- a CDS encoding sensor histidine kinase produces the protein MMLKGTSPEDSLMCENKYDFPEKLLRSYTDIVLVFNEDLNVCFANSYAEDLLNYKEQALIDQHITQVFPKRQHRLLESIIESVEDGRNVRERRTYLHVRRKRNIPVSLSFTFIQSDHTFKYILIAKDQQQYTKATDALKQKNEELKTLIYRASHDLKGPLASVKGLFNLLADEPEDTETLKYYLSLIERSVDKLEDTLSGLLELGLSSKKELQFTSFSIRECLEEIIERFENYPGREEVIIHLTANEDLTLHTEKKIFESIFQNLVENSIKYRKPDQNDAVTKISVRRYKHGLKIKVKDNGLGMDRNLQKRAFDMFYRGHEHAEGSGLGLFIVKNNAEKLGGEIKIKASLNMGTEIQVYLPDMQKIEEENAKSSVGTKSTS, from the coding sequence ATGATGCTGAAAGGTACTTCCCCCGAAGATAGCTTGATGTGCGAGAACAAGTATGACTTCCCCGAAAAATTGCTAAGAAGTTATACGGATATAGTATTGGTTTTTAACGAAGATTTGAATGTTTGTTTTGCCAATAGTTACGCTGAAGATTTATTGAACTACAAGGAACAAGCTCTAATAGACCAGCACATCACGCAGGTTTTTCCTAAAAGACAGCATCGGTTGCTAGAGTCAATAATTGAAAGCGTAGAAGACGGGAGAAATGTCCGGGAGCGAAGAACGTACTTGCATGTTAGAAGAAAAAGAAACATACCGGTATCGCTAAGTTTTACATTTATACAATCTGACCATACGTTTAAGTATATCCTCATTGCTAAAGATCAGCAGCAGTATACCAAAGCAACTGATGCACTAAAGCAAAAAAACGAAGAGCTCAAAACACTCATTTACCGAGCCTCGCACGATTTGAAGGGGCCATTAGCCTCAGTGAAAGGTTTGTTTAATCTGCTAGCAGATGAGCCGGAAGATACCGAGACGCTAAAGTATTACTTATCTCTAATAGAAAGAAGTGTCGACAAACTGGAAGATACACTCTCTGGATTGCTAGAACTGGGGCTTTCCTCAAAAAAAGAACTACAATTTACTTCCTTTAGTATTCGCGAGTGTTTGGAAGAAATTATTGAGCGGTTTGAAAACTATCCTGGGCGAGAAGAGGTGATTATTCATCTTACGGCGAATGAAGACCTAACGCTACATACTGAGAAAAAAATATTTGAGTCTATCTTTCAGAATTTGGTAGAGAACAGCATTAAGTACCGTAAGCCCGACCAAAACGATGCGGTAACGAAAATCTCAGTCCGTAGGTATAAACATGGTCTTAAGATTAAGGTAAAGGACAATGGTTTGGGAATGGATCGTAATTTACAAAAGCGGGCATTTGATATGTTTTACCGAGGGCACGAGCATGCCGAAGGGAGTGGCCTAGGATTATTTATTGTAAAAAATAATGCTGAAAAGCTGGGTGGTGAGATAAAAATTAAGGCTAGCCTTAATATGGGTACCGAAATACAAGTGTATCTACCTGATATGCAGAAGATTGAAGAAGAAAATGCCAAGTCGTCAGTGGGTACCAAGTCTACTTCTTAG